The following coding sequences are from one Streptomyces sp. NBC_01232 window:
- a CDS encoding thiamine pyrophosphate-dependent enzyme — protein MARTVAHVIVDALKDLGVRHVFGVVGDALNPLTDAIRTTDDLTWVGCRHEEAAAFAAGAQSQLSGTLGVCMGTVGPGSVHLLNGLYDAAKSRTPVLAICGQVPLAEIGSDYFQEVDNDLLFRDVAVHRATVTSPDQMPRMLESAVRAAVTRGGVAVLTVPGDLGDQELGDDRPARFTLERAVTRPDEPALAEAAELLNAASRVTLLVGRGARDARTEVLRTAELLSAPMVLTLKAKEGFEGDNPFQVGQTGLIGNPAASHALDRGDVLLMLGTDFPYRDWYPKDCKVVQIDAREEHLGRRVPVDAGLAGDVGATLRALLRLLNEVPDRAHLDDARDRFTQWEEGQSRLADPAHEHRWTGRLRAVVDNPDHDIRPEALAAAVDRYAAEDAVFTSDTGMATVWLSRFVTMRGTRRLIGSYNLGSMANAMPQALGAQLWAPDRQIVALCGDGGLSMLLGDLMTLATYRLPVKLVVFDNRRLGMVKLEQEQAGLPEFGTELDNPDFAAVATALGLTGIRVTDPADLHDSVRRAFDTPGPVLLYVLTNPEEVAVPGKPTVAQGWGYAIAKVKEILPSREN, from the coding sequence GTGGCACGAACCGTGGCCCACGTGATCGTCGACGCGCTGAAGGACCTGGGCGTCCGGCACGTCTTCGGCGTCGTCGGAGACGCCCTGAACCCACTGACCGATGCGATCCGCACCACCGACGACCTGACCTGGGTCGGCTGCCGGCACGAGGAGGCCGCCGCCTTTGCGGCGGGGGCGCAGTCACAGCTCTCCGGCACCCTAGGGGTGTGCATGGGCACGGTCGGACCCGGCTCCGTGCACCTCCTCAACGGGCTCTACGACGCCGCCAAGAGCCGTACCCCGGTCCTCGCGATCTGCGGACAGGTCCCGCTCGCGGAGATCGGCAGCGACTACTTCCAGGAGGTCGACAACGACCTGCTCTTCCGCGACGTCGCCGTCCACCGGGCCACCGTCACCTCCCCGGACCAGATGCCGCGGATGCTGGAGAGCGCCGTACGCGCAGCCGTGACCCGCGGCGGCGTCGCCGTCCTGACCGTGCCCGGCGACCTGGGCGACCAGGAGCTCGGCGACGACCGTCCGGCGCGCTTCACCCTCGAGCGTGCCGTCACCCGGCCGGACGAGCCCGCCCTCGCCGAGGCGGCCGAACTCCTGAACGCCGCGTCCCGTGTCACCCTGCTCGTCGGCCGCGGAGCCCGCGACGCCCGCACCGAAGTCCTCCGGACCGCCGAGCTGCTCAGTGCCCCCATGGTGCTCACCCTGAAGGCGAAGGAGGGCTTCGAGGGCGACAACCCCTTCCAGGTCGGCCAGACCGGCCTGATCGGCAACCCCGCCGCCTCCCACGCCCTCGACCGTGGCGACGTGCTCCTCATGCTGGGCACCGACTTCCCCTACCGGGACTGGTACCCGAAGGACTGCAAGGTGGTCCAGATCGATGCCCGCGAGGAGCACCTGGGGCGCCGGGTACCCGTGGACGCCGGTCTCGCCGGCGACGTGGGCGCCACGCTGCGCGCCCTGCTCCGCCTGCTGAACGAGGTACCCGACCGGGCACACCTCGACGATGCCCGGGACCGGTTCACTCAGTGGGAGGAGGGGCAGAGCCGCCTGGCCGACCCCGCCCACGAGCACCGCTGGACCGGCAGGCTGCGCGCGGTAGTGGACAACCCCGACCACGACATCCGGCCGGAGGCGCTCGCCGCCGCGGTCGACCGGTACGCGGCCGAGGACGCCGTCTTCACCTCCGACACCGGGATGGCCACCGTCTGGCTCTCCCGCTTCGTCACCATGCGGGGAACCAGGCGCCTGATCGGCTCGTACAACCTGGGCTCGATGGCCAACGCCATGCCCCAGGCCCTGGGCGCCCAGCTGTGGGCTCCCGACCGCCAGATCGTCGCGCTCTGCGGTGACGGCGGGCTCAGCATGCTGCTCGGCGACCTGATGACCCTCGCGACGTACCGGCTGCCCGTGAAACTCGTCGTCTTCGACAACCGCCGACTGGGTATGGTCAAGCTCGAACAGGAGCAGGCGGGCCTGCCCGAATTCGGTACGGAACTCGACAACCCCGACTTCGCCGCCGTCGCCACGGCGCTCGGCCTCACCGGGATCCGCGTCACCGATCCGGCCGACCTCCACGACAGTGTGCGCCGGGCGTTCGACACCCCGGGCCCGGTCCTGCTGTACGTACTGACCAACCCGGAGGAAGTGGCCGTACCGGGCAAGCCGACCGTCGCGCAGGGGTGGGGTTACGCCATCGCCAAGGTGAAGGAGATCCTCCCGAGCCGCGAGAACTGA
- a CDS encoding SCO5918 family protein has translation MRCVIARFPFDLTKSGVLESMKGIKPEPVEGESVIIGRRQYPVKQVGQVVTRQDRRDFSAGEVVRAMTMLGFTCRGLPQAPAAPAPGLTPLQRASAMLGAPEPVPAPQPAPAPAPVPVSV, from the coding sequence ATGCGCTGCGTCATCGCCCGATTCCCGTTCGACCTGACCAAGAGCGGCGTGCTGGAGTCGATGAAGGGCATCAAGCCCGAGCCCGTCGAAGGTGAGTCCGTGATCATCGGACGCCGGCAGTACCCGGTCAAGCAGGTCGGCCAGGTCGTCACCCGCCAGGACCGCCGGGATTTCAGCGCCGGTGAGGTCGTACGGGCCATGACCATGCTCGGTTTCACCTGCCGCGGCCTGCCGCAGGCGCCCGCCGCGCCCGCGCCCGGCCTCACCCCGCTCCAACGGGCTTCGGCGATGCTCGGCGCGCCCGAGCCGGTGCCCGCGCCCCAG
- a CDS encoding DEAD/DEAH box helicase, with product MNRTRTNDRFARTRNSSAGSGKSGGRFGGSAPSRSSGPSRSGGYGRRPAAVQGEFALPKTITPALPAVEAFADLDMPRELLAALAVQGLTVPFPIQGATLPNSLAGRDVLGRGRTGSGKTLAFGLALLARTAGRRAEPRQPLALVLVPTRELAQQVTDALTPYARSVKLRLATVVGGMPIGRQAGALRGGAEVVVATPGRLKDLIDRGDCRLDEVAITVLDEADQMADMGFMPQVTALLDQVRPEGQRMLFSATLDRNVDLLVRRYLSDPVVHSVDPSAAAVTTMEHHVLHVHGGDKHAATTEIAARDGRVIMFLDTKHAVDQLTSHLLNSGVRAAALHGGKSQPQRTRTLAQFKTGHVSVLVATNVAARGIHVDNLDLVVNVDPPTDHKDYLHRGGRTARAGESGSVVTLVTPNQRRDMTRLMAAAGITPQTTHVRSGEEALRRITGAQAPSGIPVVITAPAAERRPRSGSGSRDRRRPAAAGRRRPVRQSSADAAA from the coding sequence ATGAACCGCACACGCACGAACGACCGATTCGCCCGTACGCGCAACAGCAGCGCAGGATCCGGCAAGAGCGGCGGCCGCTTCGGCGGCTCGGCCCCCAGCCGGTCCAGTGGCCCGAGCCGCTCGGGCGGCTACGGCCGTCGGCCCGCCGCTGTCCAGGGCGAGTTCGCCCTGCCGAAGACGATCACTCCCGCGCTGCCCGCCGTCGAGGCCTTCGCCGACCTCGACATGCCGAGGGAACTGCTCGCCGCACTCGCCGTGCAGGGCTTGACCGTGCCGTTCCCGATCCAGGGCGCCACCCTGCCGAACTCCCTGGCGGGCCGTGACGTGCTCGGCCGTGGACGGACCGGCTCCGGCAAGACCCTGGCCTTCGGACTGGCCCTGCTGGCCCGTACGGCCGGCCGGCGCGCCGAGCCGCGCCAGCCGCTCGCGCTGGTCCTCGTACCGACCCGCGAACTGGCCCAGCAGGTCACCGACGCCCTCACCCCGTACGCCCGCTCCGTCAAGCTCCGGCTCGCGACCGTCGTCGGCGGAATGCCCATCGGACGGCAGGCCGGCGCGCTGCGCGGCGGTGCCGAGGTCGTCGTCGCCACGCCGGGCCGGCTGAAGGACCTGATCGACCGCGGCGACTGCCGGCTGGACGAAGTGGCGATCACCGTCCTGGACGAGGCCGACCAGATGGCCGACATGGGCTTCATGCCGCAGGTCACCGCCCTGCTCGACCAGGTGCGCCCCGAGGGGCAGCGGATGCTCTTCTCCGCCACCCTCGACCGCAACGTCGACCTGCTGGTGCGCCGCTACCTGAGCGACCCGGTCGTCCACTCCGTCGACCCGTCCGCCGCGGCGGTGACGACGATGGAGCACCACGTGCTCCACGTACACGGCGGCGACAAGCACGCGGCCACCACCGAGATCGCAGCGCGCGACGGCCGCGTCATCATGTTCCTGGACACCAAGCACGCCGTGGACCAGCTCACGAGCCACCTCCTGAACAGCGGGGTGCGGGCCGCAGCCCTGCACGGCGGGAAGTCGCAGCCGCAGCGCACCCGCACCCTGGCGCAGTTCAAGACCGGGCACGTGAGCGTGCTCGTCGCCACGAACGTCGCCGCCCGCGGCATCCACGTCGACAACCTCGACCTGGTCGTCAACGTGGACCCGCCCACCGACCACAAGGACTACCTGCACCGCGGCGGCCGCACCGCCCGCGCCGGCGAGTCCGGCAGCGTCGTCACCCTGGTCACCCCGAACCAGCGCCGCGACATGACGCGCCTCATGGCCGCCGCCGGGATCACCCCGCAGACCACCCACGTCCGCTCCGGCGAAGAGGCCCTGCGCCGGATCACCGGCGCCCAGGCGCCCTCCGGCATCCCGGTCGTCATCACCGCTCCGGCGGCCGAGCGGCGTCCGCGCAGTGGCTCCGGCTCGCGCGATCGCCGCCGCCCCGCCGCGGCGGGCCGGCGTAGGCCCGTACGGCAGTCCTCTGCCGACGCCGCGGCGTGA
- a CDS encoding VOC family protein, translating to MVSIVQNVAIDCADAYELARFWSAVTGCPPHPQCRPGDRETQVVLAEGPVLYFNQVPEPKTIKNRIHLCLRPTTSREEEVERLLNLGATLVTDRRTPGGAGWAVLADPEGNEFCVLRSESDHAAMSS from the coding sequence ATGGTTTCGATAGTGCAGAACGTGGCGATCGACTGTGCGGATGCGTATGAGCTGGCTCGGTTCTGGAGTGCTGTGACCGGTTGTCCGCCGCATCCGCAGTGCAGGCCGGGCGACCGGGAGACCCAGGTGGTGCTTGCAGAGGGTCCGGTCCTGTACTTCAACCAGGTGCCGGAACCGAAGACGATCAAGAACCGGATCCACTTGTGCCTGCGTCCGACGACCTCGCGCGAGGAGGAGGTCGAGCGGCTGTTGAACCTCGGAGCCACCCTGGTCACTGATCGCCGGACGCCCGGCGGCGCGGGCTGGGCCGTACTCGCCGATCCTGAAGGCAACGAATTCTGCGTCCTGCGCAGCGAGTCCGATCACGCGGCAATGTCTTCCTGA
- a CDS encoding restriction endonuclease produces MGRDLVLAVGLVGICLGGAAVFVKAAVETGGGVPVLPVVTVLLLAAGVALARWSISPGLRRSTACPPSPRGPMGPGAPASGASPAAEPQTTNLPEVDSSALDHTTVDADGFEHTVAALCARDGCPQVEVVGGAGDLGADVIATTADGLRVVIQCKHYGEGNRVGSQDLQRFGGTCFAVHEADVAVVVTTSEFTAPAAEYAAACDIVCVDGDGLAAWTQTHTPPPWTAASAARAGRVTDADA; encoded by the coding sequence ATGGGGCGTGACCTCGTGCTGGCGGTGGGGCTGGTGGGGATCTGCCTGGGCGGAGCGGCCGTCTTCGTCAAGGCAGCTGTGGAAACGGGCGGGGGTGTACCGGTGCTGCCCGTTGTCACTGTGCTCCTCCTGGCCGCCGGTGTGGCGCTGGCGCGGTGGAGCATCTCCCCCGGGCTCCGCCGTTCCACCGCATGCCCGCCGAGTCCGCGCGGCCCGATGGGCCCGGGTGCGCCGGCATCCGGCGCTTCCCCGGCGGCCGAACCGCAGACCACGAACCTGCCCGAGGTGGATTCGAGCGCCCTCGACCACACGACCGTGGACGCGGACGGCTTCGAGCACACGGTCGCAGCGCTGTGCGCTCGGGATGGCTGCCCGCAGGTGGAAGTGGTCGGTGGTGCTGGGGACTTGGGAGCCGATGTGATCGCCACGACGGCGGACGGGCTGCGTGTGGTCATCCAGTGCAAGCACTACGGTGAGGGCAACCGGGTCGGTTCCCAGGACCTCCAGCGCTTCGGCGGCACCTGCTTCGCCGTCCACGAGGCCGATGTGGCCGTCGTCGTGACCACCAGCGAGTTCACCGCTCCGGCCGCCGAGTACGCCGCAGCCTGCGACATCGTCTGCGTCGACGGCGACGGCCTGGCGGCGTGGACGCAGACGCACACGCCGCCGCCATGGACCGCCGCGTCCGCGGCGCGTGCCGGCCGGGTGACCGATGCCGACGCTTAG
- a CDS encoding cold-shock protein, which yields MATGTVKWFNAEKGFGFIEQDGGGADVFAHYSNIAAQGFRELLEGQKVSFDIAQGQKGPTAENIVPA from the coding sequence ATGGCTACTGGAACCGTGAAGTGGTTCAACGCGGAAAAGGGCTTCGGCTTCATCGAGCAGGACGGTGGCGGCGCTGACGTGTTCGCCCACTACTCGAACATCGCCGCCCAGGGCTTCCGTGAGCTGCTCGAGGGCCAGAAGGTCAGCTTCGACATCGCGCAGGGCCAGAAGGGCCCGACGGCCGAGAACATCGTTCCCGCCTGA
- a CDS encoding FMN-binding glutamate synthase family protein codes for MLKTLLVLLLGALVAVAARDLLQRRHSVLRNYPLLGHLRFALEALRPEIQQYFIERNFDGRPFDRDTRSIVYERAKGTDAEEPFGTERDLYQVGSEYLTPSMAPRPVRVDPPRVRIGGPDCTRPYDMALLNVSAMSFGSLSANAVLALNTGARLGGFAQDTGEGGLSEYHLKPGGDLVWEIGTGYFGCRTDDGDFDARQFAEKAAHEQVKCVSLKISQGAKPGIGGVLPGPKVNAEIAAVRGVPQGRTVISPPFHRVYSTPRELVRFLARMRELADGKPVGFKLCVGSRREFLAVCKAMLEEDTTPDFIVVDGAEGGTGAAPLEFADGVGLPLGEGLMTVHNALVGVGLRDRIRIGASGKVATGSDLVKRLLQGADYTNAARAMMFAIGCIQAQRCHTNACPVGVATQDARRARAVDVGDKSRRVERYQRATVESALRIMAAMGVDGPSGLRPHQLLQRVDPHTVRSYEELHEWLTPRQLLASAPEGWASDWRAADPDRFTP; via the coding sequence GTGCTGAAAACACTTCTCGTCCTCCTGCTCGGCGCGCTCGTGGCGGTGGCCGCCCGCGACCTCCTGCAGCGCCGGCATTCCGTCCTGCGGAACTACCCGCTGCTGGGGCACCTGCGGTTCGCCCTGGAGGCGCTGCGTCCGGAGATCCAGCAGTACTTCATCGAGCGGAACTTCGACGGCCGCCCCTTCGACCGGGACACCCGCAGCATCGTCTACGAGCGCGCCAAGGGCACCGACGCCGAGGAGCCCTTCGGCACCGAACGCGACCTCTACCAGGTCGGCAGTGAGTACCTCACCCCCTCCATGGCCCCGCGACCGGTGCGCGTCGATCCACCCAGGGTCCGGATCGGCGGCCCCGACTGCACCCGGCCGTACGACATGGCCCTCCTCAACGTCTCCGCGATGAGCTTCGGCTCGCTGTCCGCCAACGCCGTCCTGGCCCTCAACACCGGCGCCCGGCTGGGCGGCTTCGCTCAGGACACCGGCGAAGGCGGCCTCTCCGAGTACCACCTGAAGCCCGGCGGTGACCTTGTCTGGGAGATCGGCACCGGCTACTTCGGCTGCCGCACCGACGACGGGGACTTCGACGCGCGTCAGTTCGCTGAGAAGGCGGCACACGAGCAGGTCAAGTGCGTTTCGTTGAAGATCAGTCAAGGCGCCAAGCCCGGCATCGGGGGAGTACTTCCGGGCCCCAAGGTGAATGCGGAGATCGCGGCGGTCCGCGGTGTTCCACAAGGGCGGACCGTGATCTCGCCGCCCTTCCACCGGGTCTACTCCACCCCGCGCGAACTGGTCCGCTTCCTGGCCCGGATGCGCGAGCTGGCGGACGGCAAGCCCGTCGGTTTCAAGCTGTGCGTCGGCTCGCGCCGTGAATTCCTCGCCGTGTGCAAAGCCATGCTGGAGGAGGACACCACGCCCGACTTCATCGTCGTCGACGGAGCGGAGGGCGGCACGGGCGCGGCTCCACTGGAATTCGCGGACGGCGTCGGCCTGCCGCTCGGTGAGGGGCTGATGACCGTACACAATGCCCTCGTGGGGGTCGGCCTGCGCGATCGCATCCGGATCGGGGCCTCCGGCAAGGTCGCCACCGGAAGCGACCTCGTCAAACGCCTGCTCCAGGGCGCCGACTACACCAACGCGGCCCGCGCGATGATGTTCGCGATCGGCTGCATCCAGGCACAGCGCTGCCACACCAACGCGTGCCCCGTGGGGGTCGCCACCCAGGACGCACGACGTGCCCGCGCCGTCGACGTGGGCGACAAATCCCGGCGCGTCGAGCGCTACCAGCGGGCCACGGTCGAGAGCGCCCTCAGGATCATGGCGGCGATGGGAGTCGACGGCCCGTCCGGGCTGCGCCCGCACCAACTGCTCCAGCGGGTGGACCCGCACACCGTGCGCTCGTACGAGGAACTGCACGAATGGCTCACGCCCCGACAGCTGCTCGCATCAGCGCCCGAGGGCTGGGCATCCGACTGGCGGGCGGCCGACCCGGACCGCTTCACCCCGTGA
- a CDS encoding class I SAM-dependent methyltransferase: protein MAEHHALSATREAYDAAARTYAQLFRDTLRDSPLDRAILGVFAEAVRASGNGQVADLGCGPGHITAHLAELGLTASGVDASPAMIELAQQAYRELRFEVGSMAALDIADGVLGGVLSRWSIIHTPPQELPVILTEFHRVLAPGGHLLIGFSASDGPSHPTQVFDHAVAPAYRWSPDHLAAMLRTFGLAEVARMVREPQPTDRRQFQEVQLLARKA, encoded by the coding sequence ATGGCCGAACATCATGCCCTCAGCGCCACCCGCGAGGCCTACGACGCCGCCGCCCGCACCTATGCCCAGCTGTTCCGCGACACGCTGCGCGACAGCCCCCTGGACCGTGCGATCTTGGGGGTCTTCGCCGAGGCCGTGCGCGCGAGCGGGAACGGTCAGGTCGCGGACCTGGGATGCGGACCTGGCCACATCACTGCCCATCTGGCAGAACTTGGACTGACGGCATCTGGCGTCGATGCTTCCCCCGCAATGATCGAGTTGGCTCAACAGGCCTACCGGGAGCTGCGGTTCGAAGTGGGCTCGATGGCCGCTCTCGACATCGCGGACGGCGTGCTGGGCGGCGTACTCTCACGGTGGTCCATCATCCACACTCCGCCGCAGGAACTCCCCGTCATCCTGACCGAGTTCCACCGGGTGCTGGCACCTGGCGGCCACCTCCTGATCGGCTTTTCGGCGAGCGACGGTCCGTCTCACCCGACACAGGTCTTCGATCACGCGGTCGCACCGGCCTATCGATGGTCCCCCGATCACCTCGCCGCGATGCTGCGCACGTTCGGACTGGCCGAGGTGGCCCGGATGGTTCGCGAGCCCCAGCCCACCGACCGCCGACAGTTCCAGGAGGTTCAACTGCTGGCCCGCAAGGCCTGA
- a CDS encoding ArsR/SmtB family transcription factor: MQVPLYQAKAEFFRMLGHPVRIRVLELLQNGPVPVRDLLAAIDVEASNLSQQLAVLRRSGIVVSIRDGATVSYALAGGDVADLLRAARRILTELLAGQSELLAELRQLGPQAEGARERSAAGDRTGRVVADRAGADRP; this comes from the coding sequence ATGCAGGTACCCCTCTACCAGGCGAAAGCCGAGTTCTTCCGGATGCTTGGACACCCAGTCCGCATCCGCGTCCTGGAACTCCTGCAGAACGGCCCCGTACCCGTACGCGACCTCCTCGCCGCGATCGATGTCGAGGCGTCCAACCTCTCGCAGCAGCTGGCGGTCCTGCGCCGGTCCGGCATCGTCGTGTCCATCCGCGACGGAGCCACCGTCAGTTACGCCCTCGCCGGCGGCGACGTGGCCGACCTCCTGCGCGCAGCACGCCGCATCCTGACCGAACTCCTGGCGGGTCAGAGTGAACTCCTCGCCGAACTGCGACAGTTGGGACCACAGGCGGAGGGTGCACGCGAGAGGTCAGCGGCCGGGGACCGGACCGGGCGCGTGGTGGCGGACAGGGCCGGGGCCGACAGGCCGTGA